The following is a genomic window from Oncorhynchus masou masou isolate Uvic2021 chromosome 6, UVic_Omas_1.1, whole genome shotgun sequence.
AATCCGAGGACAGCATGTACAATCCGGGGACAGCATGTACAATCAGAGGACAGCATGTACAAGCCGAGAACATCATGTACAATCAGAGGACAGCATGTATAATCTCAAGGTTAGCCCTTTGGCCGGTAAACATCTTTACCACGGAGAATCGTTTGTACAGTAGGGTCAAGACTACTCAATCTGTAGGAAAGTGCAGTTGACACTTAAAGGCAATGTTTGCGGTGCAACATTTGTTACATAGACCTTTAGACAGCATTGACTGTACTCGCTGAACATGTCGGCTCAATTGGAAATCCCCTCGACATTTCAACCAGCACTACAATGCAGATCTTCTGCGCTACGGAATGAAATCGAGCCCTTAAGGCGGTGATTTCATGAAAACAACTCTGATATAACTATATTAAAATATGAATACTAATATATTGATCGAATAGTAAATAACATTCTAGAATGGAATAGGATAGTTAATATAATATTAAAATAGTTTTTCTAGTCATCAGAACATGATTATGACAAGCTTTCTCACTCTTATCCTAATGATCATGCAATTAACTCAATGGCCAGATTGACTAAAGCTTTGGTTGGTTAATACTGATGccactttttcaaaactcttcacacagtctgcattaTCAACATGTGtcttggccaaacagttcatctCACCTCCAACACTCCCTCAAACCAACAAAACTCTTCATACATGTCTCAAAATAAGCTCGTTGGACCATAACTCTGGCAACAATCCTCACTCAGAAAGCATAACATTGTCACTCATAACACACTGACCTCAAAAAAACACTAACAACAGGGAGAATTACATAAATGATTAACTTTTCTCTTTGAAGTTTGAATGAATTTATGTATTTGTTTATTTCATTATAGAATTAGAATAACACCTTTTCACTTTATTGACTGGACTAAGGTATTTGTAACAAGAATGAATCAGACATGCAGCAATTTGCTTCAATAGCCTTTAGTTTTTCTATATCTTTGCATAAAGTAGTTTACTTGTGAAAATTTGAAAGTTGAAACAAAAAACAAATTCCTGAAATTCCAGGGCTGCAATAATTATTATAAAATAAACAacaatatggggcggcagggtagcctagtggttagagcgttggactagtaaccggaagattgcaagttcaaacccccgagctgacaaggtacaactctgtcgttctgcccctgaacaggcagttaacccactgttcccaggccattattggaaataagaatttgttcttaactgacttgcctggttaaataaaggtaaaataaatattcaGATCAGAATACATGTAGCCCTAAACTCCTGGGGAGGGCAAAAGGCCCTAAAGAACTACCTACAATACCTAACTGATAAACAAAACTTTTTTTCATACGGAGCTGAACTAAGCCGAGTCAAGGCAAGCTGTATTGGGCTGGCCTGGTGACGCATCCACCAAAAGAGCTATGGTTAAGTGGCTGGCCCGGCTGACATGACTGGTTACATGATGGAGCAGCAGCAGGTGGCAGGGTAGTCAGGAACATTGACCTGGTGTTCGTTCCCATAGATATAGTAAACATGGATGCCTCCCTTCCACTTGTAGGTCACCTTGGTGATGGGAATCAACTCGATGGTTTGTTGCTGAAACAACAACAGAAGAGTGAGACCATTTATCTTATTAGTTGATTGACAGGTGATCATCAATAAGCAGTACGGAGCTCAAGGGGGCGGTTTCCTGGTTTCCTGTGcacagattaagcctaatccGGGACTAAAATGCATTTTAAATGGAGATTAATGCATTTTAAATGGAGATTCTCCATCGAGTTTACTTTTCTTAATCAGTGTCCGGAAAACCACCCCCAAAAGGGTTTAAAGTTGAGAAACATGGCTAACAGATGTTGTCATATCCTGTGTACAAATATTATAACTTCTGCTTGTAAAGTTGCATGTAAcacagtggttctcaaacctctcctcggtcGTAGTCCTGAACTAACTCTCTTGATTCAACTAGTCAAGGGCATAAATAGTTAATAGATAAATAGTTTACAACTTGAATTAGGTGCGCTACTTGTGGAATAGTTCAAATACATGGAACAGCTGCAGGTCCCAgaggttttttatttatttttttatttatttttattttatttaaccaggcaggtcagttaagaacacattcttattttcaatgatggcctgggaacagtgggttaactgcctgttcaggggcagaacgacagatttgtaccttgtcagctcgggggtttgaactcgcaaaaactagtccaacgctctaaccactaggctaccctgccgcccgctGGTATAACAAATATTGTACCTGTTGAAGGATGCGGGAGTTCTGGGAATATTTCGCCTGGTGTTCTCTAACCAAACGGTCTGAAGCCTGGGATAAAGACGGATCTGGGAAGCCATACACTGGATACAGCTGATGAACAGAGGAATGTGATGATGTCACACACACAACATTTCAGTAATATCTCAGAAactataaaactatttttttaaccaatagaaaaaaaaatacaaaaaatgtcaCGTGTTACTTATAGTTTACAAGGGGGAACCTAACAAGGGCAAACGTTTTGCATTGTAGTAAAACATTTTGGAACGAAAAGCGTTTACTCTAAACGCTCTGACACATGCCGTAAAAGGTGTTGAGGTCCGTTTTGTTCTTAAACAGAAGTTGTCGTTAAGCAACGGAGCAGAGAGACATGTCAAGGTGTTTAAATGGTTTACAGGAGGGACTGACCTTGTAAAGCAGGGTCAAAACATGTCTGAAATGTTTGGATGCAAAGCCTTTTTGCTACAGTGATCaccaatgaatacaccccagtctGTTTTGTTCCTTCCTTACCATGTACTGGGCGTTTTTGAAGAGTGTCTTTCCCGTCACATCGCTCAGATTGTCAACCTCCAGCCCACTGTTCTGCTCCACAACATAGTCTTCAACATTATTCTTCCTGAAATAACAACATAGTCCTCAACATTATCCTTCCTGAAATAATAACATAGTCCTCAACATCATCCTTCCTGAAATAATAACATAGTCTTCAACATTATTCTTCCTGAAATAACAACATAGTCCTCAACATCATCCGTCCTGAAATAATATCAGTCTTTGACATTATCCTTCCTGAAATAATAACATAGTCCTCAACATTATCCTTCCTGAAATAATAACATAGTCCTCAACATTATCCTTCCTGAAATAATAACATAGTCCTCAACATCATCCTTCCTGAAATAATAACATAGTCCTCAACATCATCCTTCCTGAAATAATAACATAGTCCTCAACATTATCCTTCCTGAAATAATAACATAGTCCTCAACATTATCCTTCCTGAAATAATAACATAGTCCTCAACATCATCCTTCCTGAAATAATAACATAGTCCTCAACATCATCCTTCCTGAAATAATAACATAGTCCTCAACATCATCCTTCCTGAAATAATAACATAGTCCTCAACATTATCCTTCCTGAAATAATAACATAGTCCTCAACATCATCCTTCCTGAAATAATAACATAGTCCTCAACATTATCCTTCCTGAAATAATAACATAGTCCTCAACATTATCCTTCCTGAAATAATAACATAGTCCTCAACATTATCCTTCCTGAAATAATAACATAGTCCTCAACATTATCCTTCCTGAAATAATAACATAGTCCTCAACATTATCCTTCCTGAAATAATAACATAGTCCTCAACACTATCCTTCCTGAAATAATATCAGTCTTTGACATTATCCTTCctgaaataatataaaatataatttgtaTACCAAATTTTATGACCATTTCTGGTTTCCGAACCATCATCTCTTAATAAGAAAATATGTTATACAGAAACATGTGTACCTCATAACAACTCACCATTCgacttaaaataaaaaaataaaaaacataaattgTGAACACATTAGGAAATGTGTATATTGCGTTGCAGTTACAATACAATCAACTTTGCATATTCAAtcatttctgtctaaatgtaatctCTTTGAATATAACTGTATAAAAAATATCTTAAGTGTAAATGTTTACTATAAATCTCTTAAGTAAACAAATGTTaccaatttttttttacattttacaaaCAAAATATAGTAAGTGTaccattaaaaatatatatcttcATAAGTTTAACATTTTACTAAAAATCTCTTCATAGGTCTTTAattttataaaaaatatcttACTAAGTTTTCAATTTTATTAACATATGTCAAAGTTGACATTTTCATAAGAACATTTCTTAAACAATGTGCACTTTTATTATAAATCTCTTAATGATTTtataattttatttaaaaaatcccAAGGACTCACCACTCGACTTTAAGGTTGATGTAGGTCAACAGTTGCTGCTTGCCCTTGCAGGTCTCACATTCTTTCGTCCCATTACCATGACATTTAGAGCAGCTAGAGACACAAACAACATCAAGTCAATAAGATAAGTCTGTATGGATGTCTGTACTGTACACCTTAAAGAGGCAGATTGTATTATTTTTTCAAAATGAATGACTGACTTACTTCTCCCTTCCTCTTTGATTGCATTGGATGCAGGGACTATCTCCTCCCTGTCTGCCAGATCCATTGCAGACCCAACAAACTTTCTAAATGAAGAATCAATGGATAATtgtaaagaggtgtgtgtgtgtgtgtgtgtgtgtgtgtgtgtgtgtgtgtgtgtgtgtgtgtgtgtgtgtgttcttaccgtTCCAGACCCACTGCACTCATGGCAAGGCATCTTTCCAGAGGCACTACAAGTATGGCAGGGCTGCACAAACAGAGACAGCGTCATCAAAACCAAACCTCACTCATACATCTTACCTTCTCTTGTAGCTTACTTGTCGATCTATTCTTAGACCTAAAGTCCTAAAAGATAAAGTATAATTAATCTGTCCTTTCCTGGCCAATTATAGTCAAACCAGGAATACAGTCACAATAGAAAATAACCCTTTGTGattcaaacagacagacaaacacctTGTTAGATGAAGTGTAAGGGACTTTTATGTTCTCCTCGTGGTtttgaaacagggagggaccggTCACTGGGATTTCCCACGGCCGTGGGGCAGTCTGCGTGTAGAAGTCTGCCGGTTCACCTGTCAGGTACAGGAAACACAAGTTACGGTTAGATCCATAAGGACTGATGAGATCCTGAATGGGAAAGAATATAAGGGCAGATGGTAATGACTAtaagcagacctgggttcaaataatatTGGTTCTTTTTCAAATAGTTTTCCCTGCACTTGACTGAGCTTTCCTGGCTCAACGGTATCAATGGCATAGTCCCATAAGTGCAAATCCCGCTCATCTGACACTCCCAGGCAACTCAATCAAACGCTCAAAGTATCTGAAATAGCCAAGGTCTGAGGATGAACCAAGAACTCGTAGGGAGCATAATGGATAGTGTAGTTTACCTTCATAAGGCTTGGTGGCCCACTCTGTAGATCTAGACTCTGTGAATGTCTCCAAACGGTACTGTGGACAGTAAAAACACAATAAGCACATAAGGTCAGTTGTTGTGAGGCATCCTTTTATTTTCCATATCATTGTGGGGGTTTTATTAGCGAAGAGAGCAAAACAGTAGCTTCATCTGACATATTGTCCTCTTTAAACATGAAAAAGAAATAACACATTGTTTTAATGTACTTAattctaaaaaaaaatattaagtcATTATAATAATGCATCTATTGTACATCATTCaggtttatatttttattttttaaaagagagaaggggagcagAGAAAAGATGAACGGTCTGTTACCCGATAGGTGTTGAACGCCTGCATATTAGTGATCACTCCATCCTTGGCAGGGGCGTTGTTATAGCAGCAGTAACCAGAGGCGTACATTATAAAACGCTCCCGCGCCACATCTTCAGTGATGGAGGGGATGCTAGACAATGAGAGAAGATGAGCCTCATCAAGATGACACCCCAGAACAGGTTTGGCTGGTAAATGCATTGTTGACACCCTTAGTCAATGCAAGACAACACCTCATGTTGTAGTACCCCAAGTTACTGGTCAAGAATGCTATCCAATTTTCTATTGAAAATCAATCCACCACCACTTCGTGTCTGGAAAGCCCTTAATGTTGGAAAGCCCTTAATGGTGCCCTGTCCTCTACAGATTTAATCAATGAACAAAGAAATGGTCGTCCAGACTAGTAGGCCATGATGACTAAGCAAAACACTCAACATTGTCTAAGAGAATGATCTTGGGTCAATTTTAGCATTTCTCCCACTAATATTCAAGGTTAGGATTAGAGaggggaagctgattctagatctgtaCCTATGGGAAACTTCACTCCTGGGCCTGAGAATTTTGGAACAAAATTCTGTTAGCCTTGTTGGAGCAGAATGATCTCACAAACGAAGAGAGCATTCAGTCTGGTATCACAAGGCTAGTCCTGTACAGCATGCTCCAGGGGGGGGGGTCCCCTAGGTACTGATCCAGGATCAGCTTCACCTCAATTCTAACCTTAACGACTAGTTGGGAAATCGCAAAGCACCTAGGGGCAACGTCACCCTGCACCGTGGTGCAAGAAATTCACACAGGGATCAAACATGTATGAACTCACTGTGTcttactgtaagtcgctttggataaaagcatctgctgaaGAGCATACAATACATTACCTCCACATTCAACAAGGAACACATCAATCCATtactctgcgtgtgtgtgtgtgtgtgtaacatcaaTCTAAACCTAATGTCCATGTCATAATGtaatgttagtgatgggtccATACTTCCAGTCTTGTGGTACGGGTGCAGGCTCTGGATCCCGATTCGGGTGTAAGGGCATCGGTGGGGGGAGATATCCTCCTATTGAGTCACAAAGGCATTAGATAGTTCACACATACTTTCATCAATGATTAAATATGAAAATGGAGCACACTGATACTCTATGTCACCTGGTATGAATGATCTCAGGGATCCTACTTGATGACTTCATAGGTTTTTTTTTAGATTTTGCTCATCTCTAAAACAGTCAATAGTCATAACATTATAATACGAGACTGACTTCACTCAAAAATTCATAATAACACCCCAAATGTTTTCAACAATCTTAAGACATTATAAAAATgtccatgatgatgatgatattgaGTATCTTTAGAGGGTTCTGATGATAACACCTACCTCCTCCGCCAGCTAAAGTGTCCTCGTACCCTGGTACATTGCCAAACATGCTAGCTGGGGGAACCATGGGGCCTGGGGCGGGCACCGGGGGGGCATAGAGCGCTGAAAGATAGAAAAACAGCCTTAGGTTGGTTTTTATCCTCTGTATTGGTAAACATTCCTTCATTCACAACAGTCCATGCATTTATCAGGAGTGAGAAGTCAACCGTACTTGCTTGAAAGAAGCTTTATTTTTAATTATGGAGACAATGTAAAAAGACACACGTACTGTAACAAAGCACATCAACTGTAATCATCCTGGGACAACAGTCCCACCAATCCAATGCATTATCAGAAGTTGTCTGTACTTCATTAACTGTAAATATAGTGGAAAGTAGGGCTGTCCGACAAAAAATAAATCTTGGTTGACCGAAAGtcgtctgttctttcgaccaagTGATTGGAAAAATTCACATTTAAGAAATTTACCATATATTAGACACCctctatgtgttttaataaaatgaaCTATACGCATTGAGCTTACGGTTTGATGAAATAAGACAAATGCCTCAAGAGGGCGCCAGAGATCTAGAtaaccagaagaagaaaaaaaaactcaaCTTGGTCCAATTATTCTCCTCCCGCTCCTGCAGATTCTGCCCTTACTCTCCTGACGTTGTCGGTAATCGGCTACACGAGGAGTTGGCAAATTTTCTCATGTGGAATGCCTCCTGTGGAATGCTACCGATctacgtgccagttatggttttcatatgcaaATTTAGGTGAAACACGGAGCAGTACTCTGCATGCCTCTGGAGGCTCTGCAATTGCGTCACAAGCTCCATATGGAGCCTCTGACAACTTTgcggatcaagcataaattggcttttaGTATAGGCTGCAATGGATTAGTTCACTGAGATGGGCACATATATACAGCTCTGGAAAAAAATGAAGAGACTACTGCGAAATGACcagtttctctggttttactgtttataggtatgtgtttgggtaaaattaacattttagttttattctataaactgctgacaacatttctcccaaattccaaataaaaatattgtaatttagagcatttatttgcagaaaatgacaactggtcaaaataacaaaaaagatccagtgttgtcagacctcgaataatgcagagaaaataagttcatattaattttaaacaacacaatactaatgTTTTAACTGAGGAAGAGTTCGGAAATCAATACTTGGTGGAATAACCCTGATTTTCAATCACAACTTTCATGCGTCTTGGCATgctctccaccagtctttcacattgatgttgggtgactttATGCCACTCCTGGAGCAGAAATTCAGGAAGCTCGGCTTTGTTTGATGGCTTGCGACCTtccatcttcctcttgatcacattccagaggttttcaatggggttcaggtctggTACTCCTCCCTCCATTGGAAAACATGTTTTAGGAAGCTATTTACATTTATTCTATTACCGACAACTTAATGTATACTTTtaaaattatattatgtgagctgaACATTCAAATAAAGAAAATgaataaatatataaacattttCCTTAAAGTATATTTTTTGAGAGTGCTAATgtcactgtccccactacaacaacaaaaatacttaaatacatgtaattttgcccttgaaacatttaatggaaatactgtagaattccatacATTCCTGTagaggactgctcctactgggtggtgccaatatggccgaccggtggcttcaaagcctggCCAAAACATTACATCAGCAATCTAGGGGTTGTATACATCGTTGGTTACAAAGGAACACTATTACTTGTCATAGAATTTCTCCCGGTCCAACAGATACAGCTAAGGAGTCACAAACATCCACTCTGCATCTTTACTCTAGTCACTCGCAGGTAACTCTGAGAAAACTACTGCCTTCACAATAAAAGTTGCCAGGGTACAAGCAATAACAGTGCCTCAATACATTACGCAAAAATAAAAATCACATCAAAAGTAAGGCTTACAGTACTaatggacagagacagaccaacagTCCCCTACCTGATTTAATCAAGGCAGTCCATTAACGGTTTATTGCTTCAGAACGTTTCTATAGGGGGTTATATGGTCTATAGTTACGGTCTTTAGATCAAGTTTATCTTCTCCACTGAACCACATTGGAAAATTGATAGAGCATTGTTGACACAGCAATAGTTCCATATGGTAGACTAGGCTACTGCTCCATGTCCCAGAAACTGACCCTACAATTCATAAGATGCTACAAATGTAGGATCCTAATTTGATCactaaatgaaatacagaaatatataatttgcataagtattcatacccctaagcaactccagtgtagatttggccttgtgtttcaggttattatcctgctgaaaggtgaattcatctcatAATTTCTggtggaaaacagactgaaccaggttttcctctaggattttgcctgtgctgagctccattctgtttcttttttatcctgaaaaactccccagtcttgAACGATTACAAGAATACCCATAACAAGATGCAGCcaacactatgcttgaaaatatggagagtgatactcagtaatgtgttgtattacatttgccccaaacattacattttgtatttaggacaaaagtgaattgctttggcACATTTCTTTTGTTGCATTATTACTTTAGTGccgtgttgcaaacaggatgcatgttttgggatACCTTTATTATGTACAGTCTTCCTTATTATTTtccctctgtcaattaggttagtattgtggagttaaTACCCTTTTTGATGGGAGACTCAGAGGAGTGTAAATGCTTATTTTAGGCTGGATCATGTTGTGTTTTAATTCTGTAATGTATTGGTTGTTGCTGCCTTCTGGACCAGGTCTTCCTTGAAAAAGAGACTCTTGAtctcaatgggcttttcctggATAAATAAAAAGaatgatgaaatccctgagcggtttccttcttctccagcaactgagttaggaaggacgcctgtatctttgtaatgattaggtgtattgatacaccatccaaagtgtaattaataacttcaccatgctaaaagagatattcaatgtctgcttaccAACAGGTGCCCTTCTTTGGGAGGCATTTGAAAACCTCACTGatctttgaaattcactgctctaatgagggaccttacagataattgtatgtgtggggtacagagatgaggaggtcataaaaaatttttttttttaaatcacacaacactattattgcacacagagagtCTATTCAACATATTggatgacttgttaagcacatttttactcctgaacttattcagGTTTGccgtaacaaaggggttgaaaactTATTCACTCAAAAACGTTGCATCTTTTaaattttgtattaatttgtaaaaaatgtcaaaaaacataattccacgttggcattatggggtattgtgtgtatgccaGTGACAGAAA
Proteins encoded in this region:
- the LOC135541331 gene encoding protein SSUH2 homolog, with amino-acid sequence MLNPHEGQALYAPPVPAPGPMVPPASMFGNVPGYEDTLAGGGGGYLPPPMPLHPNRDPEPAPVPQDWNIPSITEDVARERFIMYASGYCCYNNAPAKDGVITNMQAFNTYRYRLETFTESRSTEWATKPYEGEPADFYTQTAPRPWEIPVTGPSLFQNHEENIKVPYTSSNKPCHTCSASGKMPCHECSGSGTKVCWVCNGSGRQGGDSPCIQCNQRGRENCSKCHGNGTKECETCKGKQQLLTYINLKVEWKNNVEDYVVEQNSGLEVDNLSDVTGKTLFKNAQYMLYPVYGFPDPSLSQASDRLVREHQAKYSQNSRILQQQQTIELIPITKVTYKWKGGIHVYYIYGNEHQVNVPDYPATCCCSIM